A genomic stretch from Anaerococcus mediterraneensis includes:
- the recA gene encoding recombinase RecA: MDKERQKALDQAFKQIEKKYGKGSIMKMGEAPRVAIDAIPTGAVNLDIALGIGGIPRGRVIEIYGPESSGKTTLALHIIAEAQKLGDMCAFVDAEHALDAEYAENLGVNVDELILSQPDTGEAGLDIAESLVRSNAVGLIVIDSVAALVPKAEIEGEMGDSHMGLQARLMSQALRRLTGIISKSNTTVIFINQLREKIGVMFGNPETTTGGRALKFYSSVRMDIRRIKTITEGEDSIGSRTRVKIVKNKVAPPFKIVEFDIMYGKGISKTGVLLDTAVDLDIIEKAGSWYSYGEEKLGQGREKVKDMLDENPELAKEIDEKVRKAFKDDLAKKMGKEVEEDPGESKQESLLDE; this comes from the coding sequence ATGGATAAAGAAAGACAAAAGGCCTTAGATCAGGCCTTTAAACAGATAGAAAAAAAATACGGTAAGGGATCTATAATGAAAATGGGAGAAGCCCCAAGGGTAGCGATTGATGCTATACCAACAGGAGCTGTAAACCTAGATATAGCTTTGGGTATCGGTGGTATCCCAAGAGGCAGGGTTATAGAAATCTATGGACCAGAATCATCTGGTAAGACAACACTAGCCCTACACATAATAGCAGAAGCTCAAAAGCTAGGCGATATGTGTGCCTTTGTCGATGCAGAGCACGCACTAGATGCTGAATATGCAGAAAATCTCGGGGTAAATGTTGATGAGCTAATCCTTTCTCAACCAGATACTGGTGAGGCAGGACTTGATATAGCTGAAAGCCTTGTAAGGTCAAATGCAGTTGGTCTTATTGTTATAGACTCAGTTGCAGCCCTTGTGCCAAAGGCAGAAATCGAAGGAGAGATGGGAGATAGCCATATGGGTCTACAGGCTAGACTTATGAGTCAGGCCCTCAGAAGGCTAACAGGTATCATCTCAAAATCAAACACAACAGTTATATTTATCAACCAACTTAGGGAGAAAATCGGTGTTATGTTTGGAAACCCAGAGACAACAACAGGTGGCCGTGCCCTAAAATTCTATTCATCAGTCAGGATGGATATCAGAAGGATAAAAACAATCACCGAGGGAGAGGACTCAATAGGTTCTAGAACCAGGGTCAAAATTGTAAAAAACAAGGTAGCTCCACCATTTAAGATTGTAGAATTTGACATCATGTATGGCAAGGGAATTTCAAAAACTGGTGTCCTCCTAGATACAGCAGTAGACCTAGATATAATAGAAAAGGCTGGATCTTGGTATTCATACGGTGAGGAAAAACTTGGTCAAGGCCGTGAAAAAGTCAAAGATATGCTAGATGAAAATCCAGAATTAGCAAAAGAAATTGACGAAAAAGTCAGAAAGGCCTTCAAAGATGACCTTGCAAAGAAAATGGGCAAGGAAGTCGAAGAAGATCCAGGCGAAAGCAAACAAGAATCATTGTTAGATGAATAA